The Candidatus Binatia bacterium DNA window AGAAAGATCTGCACTCGTTGAGGTCGAGATCGACGAGACGCTCCGGGTCTGTGTAGCCCGAGACAAACAGCACGGCTGCGCCGGGATGGAGTTCGAGCAGTGACGAAGCCAGTTCAGGACCCTGCAGCCCCGGCATGACGACATCCGTGAGAACGAGATCGACGGACCCGGTATGATTTTCGGCTACCTCAAGTGCCTGCTCGCCGCTCTCGGCAATCAGCACGTAGTATCCCTTGTTTTCGAGCAGTCCGGAGGTGACACGACGCACAGCGGGCTCATCCTCCACAACGAGAATCGTTTCGCCCCGCCCGCTCTCCTGCGTGCGTGAAGCCCGGACGTCCGGGGGCCATGCGGGGTCCGCCTCCACGACCGGAAGATGAATGGAAAAACACGAGCCTTTGCCCGGGGAGGATTCGACCTCGAGAAACCCGTGGTGCTGGGTCACGATGCCGTGCACCACCGACAGCCCGAGCCCCGTCCCCTTGCCCGGCCCTTTGGTTGTAAAGAATGGCTCGAAGACGCGATCGCGCGTGGCTTCGTCCATGCCGCCCCCCGTATCACTCACTCGCAGGGCCACATGGGGTTTCGCGGAGGCCGCGGACTTGGTGATGGAACTCGGGAGGGTCCGCACCTCCGTCACCTCGAGCCGGAGCGTTCCTCCCCCGGGCATCGCGTCACATGCGTTGAGCACCAGATTCATTAGCACTTGCTCGATCTGTCCGTGCCCTGCCCGCACCTTTCCGACCAAGCCCTGGGTCTCGATCTCGACGCGAATCTGCTCGCCGGCTGCGCGTTCGATCATCCGGCGCACGCCTTCGACCACACTAAGGGGCTCGAGAGTCTCCAGCACGACCGCCTGCTTGCGACTGTAAGCCAGGAGCTGACCCGTCACGCTTGCGGCGCGTTCGGTCGCGCCCTGTGCCTCACTCAACCACGAGAGCTGTGTCTCGGTCATCGAACCCGGCGAATCGAGCACCAGTTCGACGTTGCCGCCGATCACCGTGAGCAGGTTGTTGAAGTCGTGTGCAACGCCTCCGGCGAGTTGCCCGACCGATTCCAGACGTTGGGCGTGTTGCAGCTCAGCTTCGAGTAGTTTGCGTTCCTCTTCGATGCGGCTTCGCGTACCGAGCTCGCGGCTCAGTTGATCGTGCGCGGTTTGTAGCTCGAGCGTGCGCTCGGCTACGCGAAGATCGAGCGCGCGCCGTGTGTCGTCGGCATCCGCCAGCGCT harbors:
- a CDS encoding ATP-binding protein; its protein translation is MGLTRKLLETGIDETGSEFDAQRVRTLNAGVLMCTAVALVSIPVMVLSGREQTVLGTTVFLTSMSLVVWLQARGNAYAAALSITGVGLLAVGAQSYYLGRDFGVHFWLLALILFPFLFFPRRSRHSPTVLGVLVTMAFIGFAVREQDALGTSDDSLLTQILAVIVLLGLGITMRQLLLRVEQGHEDYRLRVERQANELRERQGQLEVALADADDTRRALDLRVAERTLELQTAHDQLSRELGTRSRIEEERKLLEAELQHAQRLESVGQLAGGVAHDFNNLLTVIGGNVELVLDSPGSMTETQLSWLSEAQGATERAASVTGQLLAYSRKQAVVLETLEPLSVVEGVRRMIERAAGEQIRVEIETQGLVGKVRAGHGQIEQVLMNLVLNACDAMPGGGTLRLEVTEVRTLPSSITKSAASAKPHVALRVSDTGGGMDEATRDRVFEPFFTTKGPGKGTGLGLSVVHGIVTQHHGFLEVESSPGKGSCFSIHLPVVEADPAWPPDVRASRTQESGRGETILVVEDEPAVRRVTSGLLENKGYYVLIAESGEQALEVAENHTGSVDLVLTDVVMPGLQGPELASSLLELHPGAAVLFVSGYTDPERLVDLDLNECRSFLQKPFSSEALEREVRNLLERTSSIPHEGAS